One Bacteroidota bacterium genomic window carries:
- a CDS encoding DUF1343 domain-containing protein: protein MRYSSLLLLVVCVPGCSTPARLAGTTVRTGAQLLLAHPEELKGKRLALVANHTSLVEGTHLVDTLLVMGHTIQRVFAPEHGFRGGEEAGAQVQDARDRKTHLPIVSLYGKKLRPTRQQLQDVDLVVFDIQDVGCRFYTYLSTLVYVMDACAEYGVPLLVLDRPNPNGHWVGGPGMEAAHTSFVGVHPGVPMVHGMTLAEYARLVNGEGWLPHGRCILSVVACDGYTHRMRWQQTGLPWVPPSPNLPTPTAAELYPILCWYEGTVVSVGRGTDRPFQQIGMPGHRALLKRAMEDSLNGTRNAMQFMGLQAYATYFTPVSQPGRAAHPPYEGQRCYGLRIDTVSVSGDSLMQAGLKMLVNFYQEYEAWRKQQGLATPFFTPFFENLVGSSSLRRALIQGDTPEAIGLSWQKELRRFENLRRRYLLYAA, encoded by the coding sequence ATGCGATACTCAAGCCTTCTGCTACTGGTGGTGTGTGTGCCAGGCTGTAGCACGCCCGCCCGCCTGGCGGGCACCACCGTACGCACCGGGGCCCAGCTGCTGCTGGCGCACCCGGAGGAACTGAAAGGGAAACGGCTGGCCCTGGTGGCCAACCACACCAGCCTGGTGGAGGGCACCCATTTGGTAGACACCCTGCTTGTCATGGGCCACACGATCCAGCGGGTCTTTGCACCCGAACACGGCTTCCGGGGTGGCGAGGAGGCCGGGGCGCAGGTGCAGGATGCAAGGGACCGAAAGACCCATCTGCCCATCGTGAGCCTGTACGGCAAGAAGCTAAGGCCCACCCGGCAGCAGCTGCAGGATGTAGATCTGGTTGTATTTGATATACAGGACGTGGGTTGCCGGTTTTACACCTACCTGAGCACCCTGGTGTATGTAATGGATGCCTGTGCGGAGTATGGTGTGCCCCTACTGGTGCTAGACAGGCCCAACCCCAACGGGCACTGGGTGGGTGGCCCAGGGATGGAAGCGGCCCACACGAGCTTTGTAGGGGTGCACCCGGGTGTGCCCATGGTGCATGGCATGACGCTGGCCGAGTATGCCCGCCTGGTGAATGGGGAGGGCTGGCTGCCCCATGGCCGCTGCATCCTGTCGGTGGTGGCATGCGATGGCTACACCCACCGCATGCGGTGGCAGCAAACAGGCCTGCCCTGGGTGCCGCCTAGCCCCAACCTGCCCACCCCCACGGCGGCTGAGCTGTACCCCATACTCTGCTGGTACGAAGGCACGGTGGTAAGCGTAGGGCGCGGAACAGATCGCCCTTTTCAGCAGATAGGCATGCCCGGGCACCGGGCACTGCTGAAGCGCGCCATGGAAGACAGCCTGAATGGAACCCGCAATGCCATGCAGTTTATGGGCCTGCAGGCCTACGCCACCTACTTTACACCCGTCAGCCAGCCGGGGCGGGCAGCACACCCCCCCTATGAGGGCCAGCGTTGCTACGGCCTGCGTATCGACACCGTATCCGTATCCGGCGACAGCCTGATGCAGGCAGGCCTGAAAATGCTTGTAAACTTCTACCAGGAGTACGAGGCCTGGCGAAAGCAACAAGGTCTTGCTACGCCTTTCTTTACGCCCTTTTTCGAGAACCTGGTGGGCAGCAGCAGCCTCCGCCGCGCCCTCATCCAGGGCGATACGCCCGAGGCAATAGGCCTGAGCTGGCAGAAAGAGCTTCGCCGGTTCGAAAACCTGCGAAGGAGGTACCTGCTGTATGCAGCCTGA